In one window of Pseudodesulfovibrio sp. S3 DNA:
- the mfd gene encoding transcription-repair coupling factor codes for MPTSFPKDISDFMTGSTDTVRIFKSGPGSQALLAGSLLAKGVDVAIVVPGVTEFKEMQALLNLFTVGTPGGVEQPAWERDWVFLPPYHSRTPDAQSWGDRWAALYGLVYGSRPHGVLMTADNLLPHWPDETVLRENWVNLSKGEEMSPDILLEQLVSWGYVRRKLVSASGDMALRGDILDIHAPGYALPLRLEFFGDILEEIRLFDPASQRSKADLNEAVLLPVSPCITTDDRGFRARDLWDRLRKTGEITVAQEHVLTQRLDANDGFIWPGLYYDAPVGLETYFPKDVAYLLSSGDTLRARLEDRDQAWRDFLKEEERQKGVTLPRRFIIRSHEAARKSWQSARQLVFEDLTIGREKSGIDLAETPYSEFADIFWQPEASRRPWSALMTGLKEWHSSGQTVILSFRTQRARSKFLNLAEQEKLPMSLEYSPGRRGIFALISPLRKGMELGWNNTRILGEEVLQPQAPRVHVGRDKAFKGLDQYDDLSEGDLLVHRDYGLSQFGGLHHMSIGEGANDYLLLFFSGEDKLYLPVDRLNLVQRFKGPEGGKQPSLDKLGGVRWAKTTAKVRKAIEKIAHELVEMYAFRRVGKGYGYGPLDDMYAEFEATFGFEETPDQDKAVSDVFRDMEKPEPMDRLVCGDVGFGKTEVALRAAFRAALEGHQTALLCPTTVLAEQHYQTFTKRMEGFPVRVGMLSRFVTPKRQKTVIEAAARGEVDILIGTHRILSKDVELPNLGLLILDEEQRFGVKHKEKLKYFRQNIDVLTLTATPIPRTLQLSLSGIRGLSVIETPPVDRKPVETAIVEREGLELQAVLRRELDRGGQVYWVYNRVNGLERVAAYVRELVPDAKVGMAHGQMGEKALEEAMRDFWHGEIDVLVCTSIVESGLDFPNANTLIVDQAQLFGLGQLYQLRGRVGRSERQAYAYFVVPSINDISEIVRKRLRIILDMDYLGAGFKVAMEDLRLRGAGNILGEAQSGQIAKVGLELFLEMLEEEVRRLRGEEDTRAADTELNFVFEAHIPGGYIPDSRERLRYYRGLSSATTDMALREFEAEIRDRFGSLPDELDAFFGVLRLKLTLSRMQAARAELYPGRAVVTWKDNAIAVSPDELMKWVGDRSDTARIIPPAKLEIRYDGAQSMREALEGTAVDLERMLDAGIDQQGGKSE; via the coding sequence ATGCCAACCAGCTTTCCTAAAGACATATCCGACTTCATGACCGGCTCCACCGATACGGTCCGCATCTTCAAGAGCGGTCCCGGGTCGCAGGCATTGCTGGCCGGTTCGCTGCTGGCCAAGGGTGTTGATGTCGCCATCGTGGTCCCCGGTGTGACCGAGTTCAAGGAAATGCAGGCGCTTTTGAATCTCTTTACGGTCGGCACGCCGGGAGGCGTGGAGCAGCCTGCCTGGGAAAGGGACTGGGTTTTCCTGCCTCCGTATCATTCCCGCACACCGGATGCGCAGAGCTGGGGTGACCGGTGGGCTGCTTTGTATGGTCTCGTCTATGGGAGCAGGCCGCACGGCGTGCTCATGACGGCAGATAACCTGCTGCCGCACTGGCCCGATGAAACCGTGTTGCGCGAGAACTGGGTCAACCTGTCCAAGGGTGAGGAGATGTCTCCGGACATTCTTCTGGAACAGTTGGTGTCCTGGGGATACGTACGCCGAAAGCTGGTGTCTGCTTCGGGGGATATGGCGTTACGCGGCGATATCCTTGATATCCATGCACCGGGGTACGCGCTCCCGCTTCGCCTGGAATTTTTCGGTGATATTCTGGAAGAGATCAGACTGTTCGATCCGGCTTCTCAACGCTCCAAGGCGGACTTGAATGAAGCCGTCCTGCTGCCCGTATCTCCCTGTATCACCACTGATGACCGGGGCTTTCGCGCTCGGGATTTGTGGGACAGATTGCGCAAGACGGGAGAGATTACCGTTGCTCAGGAACATGTGCTGACCCAACGCCTTGACGCCAACGACGGTTTTATCTGGCCTGGGTTGTACTATGATGCCCCAGTAGGGCTGGAAACCTATTTCCCCAAGGACGTTGCCTATCTGCTTTCGTCTGGCGACACGCTCAGGGCGCGTCTTGAGGACCGCGATCAGGCATGGCGGGACTTCCTCAAGGAGGAGGAGCGCCAGAAAGGGGTGACGCTGCCTCGCCGGTTTATCATCCGCTCCCATGAAGCAGCCCGGAAATCCTGGCAAAGTGCCCGGCAACTGGTCTTCGAGGACTTGACCATAGGGCGAGAAAAGAGCGGCATAGATCTCGCTGAAACCCCGTACAGTGAGTTCGCGGACATTTTTTGGCAGCCTGAGGCTTCAAGAAGGCCGTGGTCCGCACTCATGACCGGGCTTAAGGAGTGGCATAGCTCCGGGCAGACCGTTATTCTCAGTTTCCGCACACAGCGGGCGCGCAGTAAATTCCTGAATCTGGCCGAACAGGAGAAACTGCCCATGAGCCTGGAATATTCTCCGGGACGGCGTGGTATCTTTGCCTTGATTTCGCCTCTGCGCAAGGGGATGGAGCTGGGGTGGAACAACACCCGCATTCTCGGTGAAGAGGTGTTGCAGCCTCAGGCTCCCAGGGTGCATGTGGGACGAGACAAGGCCTTCAAGGGGCTGGATCAGTATGACGATCTGTCCGAAGGCGATTTGTTGGTGCATCGCGATTATGGTTTGTCCCAGTTCGGCGGCTTGCACCACATGAGCATCGGTGAAGGGGCCAACGATTATCTGCTCCTGTTCTTTTCCGGGGAAGACAAGCTGTACCTGCCGGTGGATCGGCTCAATCTGGTGCAGCGGTTCAAGGGGCCGGAAGGGGGCAAGCAGCCGTCTCTGGACAAGCTGGGCGGCGTTCGGTGGGCCAAGACCACGGCCAAGGTCCGAAAGGCCATTGAGAAAATAGCCCATGAGCTTGTTGAGATGTATGCCTTTCGCCGAGTGGGCAAGGGATACGGATACGGGCCGCTTGATGATATGTATGCCGAGTTCGAGGCCACCTTTGGCTTTGAGGAAACACCGGATCAGGACAAGGCGGTTTCCGATGTGTTCAGGGATATGGAAAAGCCCGAGCCCATGGATCGGCTGGTCTGCGGCGATGTGGGATTCGGCAAGACCGAAGTGGCCCTTCGCGCCGCATTCAGGGCAGCCCTGGAAGGTCACCAGACGGCCTTGCTTTGTCCGACCACTGTACTGGCGGAGCAGCATTATCAGACCTTTACCAAGCGTATGGAGGGATTCCCCGTGCGGGTGGGGATGCTCAGCCGATTTGTAACTCCCAAGCGGCAGAAGACCGTGATCGAGGCTGCGGCCAGGGGCGAGGTCGATATACTTATCGGAACGCACCGCATCCTTTCGAAGGATGTGGAACTGCCCAATCTTGGTCTGCTTATATTGGACGAGGAGCAGCGGTTCGGGGTCAAGCACAAAGAAAAACTTAAATATTTCAGACAGAATATAGATGTTCTGACCCTTACCGCCACGCCCATCCCCCGTACCTTGCAGCTTTCCCTGTCCGGCATACGCGGACTTTCGGTCATCGAGACGCCGCCGGTAGACCGCAAGCCCGTGGAAACGGCTATTGTGGAGCGGGAGGGGCTTGAGCTTCAGGCCGTATTGCGCCGGGAGTTGGATCGCGGCGGCCAGGTGTATTGGGTGTATAACCGGGTCAATGGGCTTGAACGTGTGGCCGCCTATGTGCGGGAGCTGGTGCCCGACGCAAAGGTGGGCATGGCCCACGGCCAGATGGGCGAAAAGGCGTTGGAAGAAGCCATGCGCGACTTCTGGCATGGTGAAATCGACGTGCTGGTCTGTACTTCTATTGTGGAATCCGGCCTGGATTTCCCCAATGCGAACACCCTGATAGTGGACCAGGCGCAGTTGTTCGGCCTGGGGCAACTCTATCAGCTCAGGGGCAGGGTTGGTCGCAGTGAGCGGCAGGCGTATGCCTATTTTGTGGTGCCGTCCATCAACGACATTTCCGAAATTGTGCGTAAACGCTTGCGCATCATTCTGGACATGGATTATCTGGGTGCTGGATTCAAGGTCGCCATGGAGGATTTGCGACTTCGTGGGGCCGGTAATATTTTGGGTGAAGCCCAGTCGGGGCAGATCGCCAAGGTCGGACTCGAACTCTTTCTGGAAATGTTGGAGGAGGAGGTCCGGCGGCTGCGCGGAGAGGAAGATACCCGAGCCGCAGACACGGAGCTCAACTTCGTGTTTGAAGCGCATATCCCGGGCGGGTACATTCCTGATTCCCGCGAGAGGCTCCGCTATTACAGGGGGCTGTCCTCGGCCACTACCGACATGGCCTTGCGCGAGTTTGAGGCAGAGATCCGAGACCGTTTTGGTTCGTTGCCCGACGAGCTGGATGCCTTTTTCGGTGTGCTTCGGCTGAAGCTGACCTTGTCCAGAATGCAGGCAGCCAGGGCGGAGTTGTATCCGGGCAGGGCCGTTGTTACCTGGAAGGACAATGCCATTGCGGTGAGTCCGGATGAATTGATGAAGTGGGTTGGCGACCGGAGTGATACGGCGCGGATCATACCTCCGGCCAAGCTGGAGATTCGATATGACGGAGCGCAGTCCATGCGTGAAGCCCTTGAAGGAACGGCTGTCGATCTGGAAAGAATGCTTGATGCCGGGATTGATCAGCAGGGCGGTAAATCAGAGTGA
- a CDS encoding chemotaxis protein CheW — MEEIVDVEEGEGEQKLIQLVTFSIGEEEFGVNILQVQEIIRTMEITNVPRAPEFVEGVINLRGKVIPIVDMRRRFGLRSKDHDKYTRIIVIEIEMIIVGFVVDAVSEVLRIPANSVQPPPPVVAGLDSDYIDGVGKLEDRLLILLDLNSLLDNEEKEALSSV, encoded by the coding sequence ATGGAAGAAATTGTCGACGTTGAAGAGGGCGAGGGCGAGCAGAAGTTGATCCAATTGGTGACGTTCAGCATTGGTGAAGAGGAATTTGGCGTCAATATCCTGCAGGTGCAGGAGATCATCCGTACCATGGAGATCACCAATGTTCCCCGTGCGCCTGAATTCGTTGAAGGCGTCATCAATCTTCGCGGCAAGGTGATTCCCATAGTGGACATGCGTCGCAGGTTCGGTCTCAGATCCAAGGACCACGATAAATATACCCGTATAATCGTCATTGAAATCGAAATGATAATCGTTGGATTCGTGGTCGATGCCGTGTCCGAAGTACTGCGTATCCCTGCCAATTCCGTTCAGCCGCCTCCGCCGGTGGTGGCCGGCTTGGATTCCGATTATATCGACGGGGTCGGCAAGCTCGAAGACCGCCTTTTGATCCTTCTTGATCTGAATTCTTTGCTCGACAATGAGGAAAAGGAAGCCTTGAGCAGCGTCTAA
- a CDS encoding UDP-glucose/GDP-mannose dehydrogenase family protein, with protein MNVCIVGTGYVGLVSAACFAEMGNNICCVDVNPKVVETLESGKVHIYEPGLEDLVKRNTQQGRLHFTTDLGEGLAVSEVVFITVGTPCGEDGACDLSYVHAVAREIGQKMTSSKIVVDKSTVPVGTADRVRAIIAEELDKRGENISFDVVSNPEFLKEGDAVNDFMKPDRVIVGTGDEHSAKTIQTLYAPFARSREKLIVMGVRSAEMTKYAANCMLATKISFINEVANICERVGADVSEVRAGIGSDSRIGYSFIYPGLGYGGSCFPKDVKALIGTAAEHGYDARLIRSVDKVNDAQKHVLAEKIKAYFEPQGGVKGRTLAMWGIAFKANTDDIREASAIEVIKDLTALGMKVRAFDPVANDRAREEIGHLENLEILDSQYGVLDGADALAVVTDWNQFRNPDFDRIKKTLSAPLIFDGRNLYLPERMGKSGFAYFSIGRMPVE; from the coding sequence ATGAATGTTTGTATCGTCGGTACAGGGTATGTGGGATTGGTTTCCGCTGCCTGTTTTGCCGAAATGGGAAATAATATTTGTTGCGTGGACGTCAACCCCAAGGTTGTGGAGACCCTGGAGAGCGGCAAGGTTCATATTTACGAGCCCGGCCTTGAAGACCTGGTCAAACGCAACACCCAACAGGGACGTTTGCATTTTACCACCGATTTGGGTGAGGGGCTTGCCGTGTCCGAGGTGGTTTTCATCACCGTTGGTACACCTTGCGGCGAGGACGGTGCCTGCGATCTGAGCTATGTGCATGCCGTGGCCCGCGAGATCGGCCAGAAGATGACGTCTTCCAAGATCGTGGTGGACAAGTCCACAGTGCCGGTCGGTACTGCCGATCGTGTGCGGGCCATCATTGCCGAAGAGCTTGATAAGCGCGGCGAGAACATCTCCTTTGATGTGGTCTCCAACCCCGAATTCCTCAAGGAAGGGGACGCGGTCAATGATTTCATGAAGCCGGATCGCGTCATAGTGGGAACCGGGGATGAACATTCTGCCAAGACCATTCAGACCTTGTATGCTCCCTTTGCCCGCAGCCGCGAAAAACTCATCGTCATGGGCGTGCGGTCTGCCGAGATGACCAAATATGCGGCCAACTGCATGTTGGCCACCAAGATTTCCTTTATCAACGAAGTTGCCAACATATGCGAGAGGGTGGGGGCTGATGTTTCAGAAGTCCGTGCGGGTATAGGTTCTGACAGCCGCATCGGGTACAGTTTCATATATCCGGGACTGGGCTACGGCGGTTCCTGTTTCCCCAAGGATGTCAAGGCACTCATCGGCACTGCTGCCGAACATGGTTATGATGCCCGGTTGATTCGTTCCGTGGACAAGGTCAACGACGCCCAGAAGCATGTGCTGGCCGAAAAGATCAAGGCCTATTTCGAGCCGCAGGGAGGCGTCAAGGGGCGGACCCTGGCCATGTGGGGGATCGCCTTCAAGGCCAATACCGACGATATCCGCGAGGCTTCGGCCATTGAAGTCATCAAGGATCTGACGGCACTCGGCATGAAAGTGCGGGCCTTCGACCCAGTGGCCAACGATCGCGCACGCGAGGAAATCGGCCACCTTGAGAATCTGGAAATTCTGGATAGTCAATACGGCGTGTTGGACGGAGCAGATGCCCTGGCCGTGGTCACGGACTGGAATCAATTCCGCAACCCGGATTTTGATCGCATCAAGAAAACGTTGAGCGCGCCTTTGATCTTTGACGGGCGGAATCTCTATCTGCCCGAACGTATGGGTAAATCCGGATTTGCCTACTTCAGCATCGGCAGGATGCCGGTCGAGTAG
- a CDS encoding pyridoxine 5'-phosphate synthase: MPVLVVNVDHVATLRQARMGIEPEPVTAAYMAEMAGATGIIVHLREDRRHIQDRDVELIKQTCNTRLHLEMAATKEMQSIAINIEPEMVCLVPEKRQELTTEGGLDCIGREKELRDYLEPIHAKGIRASLFIDADPKQIEAASATGAEFIEIHTGHYADAKNHSRRKIEFEKIIKGIALARNIGMKVNLGHGLNYRNILYFKDVPGISEYSIGHAIMARAIYVGMDRAVRDMAQLIRTFTD; this comes from the coding sequence ATGCCTGTACTCGTTGTTAACGTAGATCATGTAGCCACCTTGAGACAAGCCAGAATGGGCATAGAGCCCGAACCCGTCACAGCGGCCTATATGGCCGAAATGGCCGGTGCGACAGGCATCATCGTTCATCTGCGCGAAGATCGACGACACATACAGGACCGGGATGTGGAGCTCATCAAACAGACCTGCAATACCCGATTGCACCTGGAAATGGCCGCCACCAAAGAGATGCAGTCCATCGCAATAAATATCGAGCCGGAAATGGTCTGTCTGGTGCCGGAAAAGCGGCAGGAATTGACGACCGAAGGCGGTCTCGACTGTATCGGACGCGAAAAGGAGCTGCGGGATTACCTGGAGCCGATCCATGCCAAAGGCATCAGGGCCAGCCTGTTCATAGACGCCGACCCCAAACAGATCGAGGCGGCCAGCGCCACCGGAGCCGAATTCATAGAAATACACACAGGCCATTACGCCGACGCCAAGAATCACTCCCGGCGCAAGATCGAATTCGAAAAGATCATCAAAGGCATCGCCCTGGCTCGAAACATCGGCATGAAGGTCAACCTCGGCCATGGATTGAACTACCGGAACATCCTGTATTTCAAGGACGTACCCGGCATCAGCGAATACTCTATAGGACACGCCATCATGGCCCGCGCCATCTATGTCGGAATGGACCGGGCGGTTCGGGACATGGCGCAACTGATCAGAACCTTTACGGACTAA
- the acpS gene encoding holo-ACP synthase: MIKGMGLDLTELDRIQSLWEKYGQKFAARYLTEHELAELPEKNPVPRLAALFAAKEAAVKALGTGFAHGIHFKCIEILHNEAGRPQIFFLGAGLKECERQGISAAHISLTHSRDTAAATVILEA; this comes from the coding sequence ATGATCAAAGGCATGGGCCTCGACCTGACGGAACTCGATCGCATACAATCTCTTTGGGAAAAGTACGGCCAAAAATTCGCCGCCAGGTATCTCACGGAGCATGAACTTGCAGAGTTGCCCGAAAAAAACCCGGTCCCCAGGCTGGCCGCCCTGTTTGCGGCCAAGGAAGCCGCAGTCAAGGCGCTGGGTACGGGGTTTGCCCACGGCATTCATTTCAAGTGTATAGAGATACTCCACAATGAAGCAGGCAGGCCTCAAATCTTCTTTCTCGGGGCAGGACTGAAGGAATGTGAGCGGCAGGGGATATCGGCCGCACACATATCCCTGACTCATTCCCGTGACACCGCCGCCGCCACCGTGATACTGGAAGCCTAG
- a CDS encoding NAD(P)H-hydrate dehydratase, whose protein sequence is MLLPLPTPAEMSVWDRETIHAVGIPGVTLMESASREAVTVLLEEYGPVGDAVIFCFAGSGNNGGDAFAMARHLVDLGANVTVYHTRPKKQYRGESRTNLLWAQKLDIPLKHLTGLDPEAFPQPDIIIDGLLGTGFHGELRKDYLALIRTINRLAERAFVLSIDIPSGLNGLNGRAQPEAIRADVTTSFEAPKLGLVLPEAAEYTGLVHVCPIGIPLKVQKTNPVRHHLITSGIMDSIPTPSLNMHKGKAGHVLVIGGSLGLTGAPNLASMGALRSGAGLVTAACPGGLADAVKSGSPDIMTLPLGTGTSWTRAMAEELLSSQERFGAVVIGPGIGREPDTLAFVLEFMKGCTLPMVLDADALFALAEFPEHLQSLPEQAVLTPHPGEMARLLAMDTSQVQADRLGAVNSFLAVCDTTLVLKGAGTLVADAEMTCINPFVEPNLSVGGSGDVLSGIIGSLMARGVCAMQAACTAVFWHGMAGQTLCIDFPARGNLASEIATVLPRVAAQSQGA, encoded by the coding sequence ATGCTGCTTCCCCTCCCAACCCCTGCCGAAATGTCCGTATGGGACAGGGAAACCATACATGCTGTCGGCATTCCCGGAGTCACGCTCATGGAATCTGCGAGCAGAGAGGCCGTCACGGTCCTGCTTGAGGAATACGGGCCGGTGGGTGACGCCGTTATCTTCTGCTTTGCCGGATCAGGCAACAACGGTGGAGACGCCTTTGCCATGGCCCGCCACCTTGTGGACCTCGGCGCAAATGTCACTGTCTACCACACACGACCCAAAAAACAGTATCGAGGCGAGTCCCGAACCAATCTTCTGTGGGCGCAGAAACTGGACATACCACTCAAGCATCTGACGGGCCTGGACCCGGAAGCATTTCCCCAGCCCGACATCATCATCGACGGCCTGCTTGGCACCGGTTTTCATGGAGAACTCAGGAAGGATTACCTGGCACTCATCCGTACCATCAACAGGCTGGCCGAACGGGCATTCGTACTTTCCATCGACATCCCCTCCGGACTGAACGGCCTGAACGGACGGGCACAGCCGGAAGCGATCAGGGCCGACGTCACAACCTCCTTCGAAGCCCCCAAGCTCGGCCTGGTCCTGCCGGAAGCCGCCGAATACACCGGCCTTGTGCACGTCTGCCCCATCGGCATTCCGCTCAAGGTACAGAAAACCAATCCGGTTCGGCACCATCTCATCACCAGCGGGATCATGGACAGCATACCGACCCCCAGCCTGAACATGCACAAGGGCAAGGCAGGGCATGTCCTGGTCATAGGAGGCAGCCTTGGTCTGACCGGTGCGCCGAATCTTGCATCCATGGGCGCTCTGCGCAGCGGAGCCGGCCTGGTCACTGCGGCTTGTCCAGGCGGTCTGGCCGATGCCGTCAAATCAGGCTCCCCGGACATTATGACCCTGCCCCTTGGCACCGGTACAAGTTGGACCCGCGCCATGGCCGAAGAACTGCTTTCCAGCCAGGAACGGTTCGGCGCTGTGGTCATAGGACCGGGCATAGGCAGAGAGCCGGACACCTTGGCCTTTGTCCTCGAATTCATGAAAGGATGCACATTGCCCATGGTCCTGGATGCGGACGCGCTGTTTGCCCTAGCCGAATTTCCCGAACATCTTCAGTCGCTGCCCGAACAGGCCGTACTCACCCCCCATCCCGGTGAAATGGCCCGCCTGCTTGCCATGGATACGTCTCAGGTCCAGGCCGACAGACTGGGTGCGGTCAACAGCTTCCTGGCCGTCTGCGACACCACGCTGGTGCTCAAGGGAGCCGGAACCCTGGTGGCGGATGCCGAAATGACCTGCATCAATCCGTTTGTTGAACCCAACCTTTCCGTGGGAGGGTCCGGCGATGTCCTGTCCGGCATCATCGGCTCCCTCATGGCCAGGGGCGTTTGTGCCATGCAAGCTGCCTGTACCGCCGTTTTCTGGCATGGAATGGCCGGGCAGACCCTCTGTATCGATTTTCCTGCACGCGGCAACCTCGCGTCCGAAATAGCAACCGTGTTGCCCCGAGTGGCGGCACAATCCCAAGGAGCTTGA
- a CDS encoding CBS domain-containing protein: protein MLTAKDIMSTECITLTPDTDIATAAKTLLDNKINGAPVLENGAVVGILCQTDLIAQQKRVTLPSFFTLLDGVFPISSHEDLEREMKKISALKVGDAMTPTPTFISPETSIEDIATMMANEKLYTLPVLDNGKLVGVVGKEDVLKTLLQGQ, encoded by the coding sequence ATGCTGACAGCGAAGGACATCATGTCCACCGAATGTATTACCCTTACTCCCGACACCGATATCGCCACGGCAGCCAAAACCCTGCTGGACAACAAGATCAACGGTGCTCCCGTCCTGGAAAACGGTGCCGTGGTGGGCATCCTGTGTCAGACCGACCTGATCGCCCAACAGAAAAGGGTCACCCTGCCCTCTTTCTTCACCCTGCTCGACGGTGTGTTCCCCATTTCCTCGCATGAGGATCTGGAGCGGGAAATGAAGAAGATTTCCGCACTCAAGGTGGGCGACGCCATGACCCCGACTCCCACCTTCATCTCTCCCGAGACCAGCATCGAGGACATCGCCACCATGATGGCCAACGAAAAGCTCTACACCCTGCCCGTCCTTGATAACGGCAAGCTGGTAGGCGTGGTCGGCAAGGAAGACGTGCTCAAAACCCTCCTTCAGGGACAATAA
- the tsaE gene encoding tRNA (adenosine(37)-N6)-threonylcarbamoyltransferase complex ATPase subunit type 1 TsaE, whose protein sequence is MPLRLHLPDPEATLELGRTLASIIALTPDPPALLLQGELGSGKTTLVRGFVESLPGADMAEVSSPSFNIFNLYPTVPPVAHFDLYRLEGMAPDDALFECLEDPDTVTVVEWIQFLAREMWPDEAIFLEWTPSDTGRSLTLHAMGKTAQGILNALMPK, encoded by the coding sequence ATGCCCCTCAGACTGCATTTGCCGGACCCGGAGGCCACGCTGGAGCTTGGCCGCACCTTGGCATCAATTATAGCCTTAACGCCTGACCCTCCTGCTTTGCTCTTGCAAGGCGAGCTGGGATCAGGCAAAACCACGTTAGTCAGAGGCTTTGTAGAGTCCCTGCCGGGCGCTGACATGGCGGAAGTTTCAAGTCCGAGCTTCAATATATTCAACCTGTACCCCACGGTTCCACCCGTGGCCCACTTCGACCTCTACCGGTTGGAAGGCATGGCCCCGGATGACGCTCTATTCGAGTGTCTGGAAGACCCGGATACCGTCACGGTTGTGGAATGGATACAATTTCTGGCCCGTGAAATGTGGCCGGATGAAGCAATTTTCTTGGAATGGACCCCATCTGACACTGGACGAAGCCTGACATTGCATGCAATGGGAAAAACGGCACAGGGCATTCTCAATGCCTTGATGCCCAAATAA
- a CDS encoding aspartate kinase encodes MNIVVQKFGGTSVRNLECQRQVMQKVLRPYREGNKVIVVLSAMSGETNRLLSLAHEWSENPDLAECDSLVSTGEQISCALFSMLLKQQGVKCRSVLGFQAPVQTDCAFGKARIVNIDDGKLKTMLQEYDILVVAGFQGCDENQRITTLGRGGSDTSAVALAAALKADVCEIYTDVPGVFTTDPNMCSDARKMDKIAYDEMLEMASMGAKVLQIRSVEFAKKYNVTVHVRSTFSDEPGTLVTQEDKSMESVLVSGIAYDKDQARITLIHLKDTPGVSAQIFSPLAEEKILVDMIVQNPSKDGLTDMTFTIPRADVKQTIKTLEKLQYEIGYEELTSNLNVAKVSIIGVGMRNHSGVASRAFRALADENVNILMISTSEIKITCLIDDKYTELAVRTLHKAFNLEEGKHIE; translated from the coding sequence ATGAACATCGTCGTACAGAAATTCGGGGGCACTTCGGTCCGCAACCTGGAATGCCAACGCCAGGTCATGCAGAAAGTTCTTCGTCCCTACCGTGAAGGCAACAAAGTCATCGTGGTCCTCTCGGCCATGTCAGGCGAAACCAATCGCCTCCTTTCCCTCGCCCATGAGTGGTCGGAAAATCCCGACCTAGCTGAATGCGATTCTCTCGTCTCCACCGGCGAACAGATCTCCTGCGCACTCTTTTCCATGCTACTCAAACAACAGGGAGTCAAATGCCGCTCGGTACTCGGTTTCCAGGCTCCGGTCCAGACGGATTGCGCCTTTGGCAAGGCCCGCATCGTCAATATCGACGACGGTAAGCTCAAGACCATGCTCCAGGAATACGACATCCTGGTGGTGGCCGGTTTCCAGGGATGCGACGAAAACCAGCGTATCACCACTTTGGGACGCGGAGGGTCCGACACCTCTGCCGTGGCCCTGGCCGCTGCCCTCAAGGCTGACGTCTGTGAAATTTACACCGATGTTCCGGGCGTATTCACCACCGACCCGAACATGTGCTCCGATGCGCGGAAAATGGACAAGATCGCCTATGATGAAATGCTGGAAATGGCCAGCATGGGCGCCAAGGTACTCCAGATCCGCAGCGTTGAGTTTGCCAAAAAATACAATGTAACCGTCCATGTCCGCTCAACATTTTCCGATGAGCCGGGCACTTTAGTCACGCAGGAGGATAAAAGCATGGAATCCGTTCTCGTTTCCGGAATAGCATACGACAAGGATCAAGCCCGAATCACGCTAATACACCTCAAGGACACCCCCGGCGTGTCCGCCCAGATATTCTCCCCTCTGGCTGAAGAAAAAATTCTCGTTGACATGATCGTCCAGAACCCCTCCAAGGACGGCTTGACCGACATGACCTTCACCATACCGCGCGCGGATGTGAAGCAGACCATCAAAACATTGGAAAAACTCCAATACGAAATAGGGTACGAAGAGCTTACCAGCAACCTGAACGTCGCCAAGGTGTCAATTATCGGCGTCGGCATGCGGAACCATTCCGGTGTGGCCTCACGGGCCTTCCGAGCGCTTGCCGATGAGAACGTCAACATCCTGATGATCAGCACGTCCGAGATCAAGATCACCTGCCTGATCGACGACAAGTACACCGAACTGGCTGTACGCACACTCCACAAAGCCTTCAACTTGGAAGAAGGCAAACACATAGAGTAG